One Glycine max cultivar Williams 82 chromosome 3, Glycine_max_v4.0, whole genome shotgun sequence DNA window includes the following coding sequences:
- the LOC106798254 gene encoding protein MAIN-LIKE 1-like — protein MSTFKERWHKETSSFHLLVGEVTITFDDVASLLHLPITGAFVSFKPLHVDDVVFLLVELLEVSSKEARAETVQCHGAYVRLSWLRDIYRSKCDAAQWTVVGRTYLLHLVGCTLFANKSVTNIHVVFLDAFCDLTQSGSYAWEAAAPMHMYENLNDASKGTARQL, from the coding sequence ATGTCTACTTTTAAGGAGAGGTGGCATaaggaaactagtagtttccatCTTTTGGTAGGAGAGGTAACTATTACCTTTGATGATGTGGCATCATTGCTACATCTGCCCATTACAGGCGCATTTGTGAGCTTTAAGCCTCTTCATGTGGACGATGTCGTCTTCCTCTTAGTCGAATTGCTTGAAGTAAGTTCTAAAGAGGCAAGAGCTGAGACAGTACAATGCCATGGGGCATATGTTCGACTATCCTGGTTGCGAGACATATATCGGAGCAAATGTGACGCAGCACAGTGGACTGTAGTAGGTCGAACATATTTGTTGCATCTGGTAGGTTGCACactctttgctaacaagagtgtcaCAAACATTCATGTGGTATTCTTGGACGCATTTTGTGACCTCACACAGAGTGGAAGCTACGCATGGGAAGCTGCTGCACCGATGCATATGTATGagaatttgaatgatgcgtcaAAGGGCACCGCCAGACAACTTTAA